The genomic region GTAGTCTCCGTCGGACCATAAAGATTTCTGAGAGATTTTACCCTTCTGCCGAGGTTCGAGGCCAGTTCTGAAGGCAACGCTTCGCCGCCACACAACGCACTTAAATCGGGCGCACCCTCCCAGCCGGCGTCGAAGAGCATACGCCACGCCGCGGGGTCGCCTGCATCACAGTTATCTTCTGATGGGATAGATACCGCTGTAATCCAATAACACTGGTTCCGTGAGCAACAACGACGTTAGCTCCCACGGCCAGTGGCAGATAGAGTTCCAGCCCCGCAATGTCGAAAGAGATCGTCGTGATCGCGAGGAGTGAATCGCGCTCTGTGAGGCCCGATACATCTAAAAGAGCGCGTAGAACATTGAGAACACTTGCATGCTCGACCATGACGCCCTTAGGCGTGCCGGTGGATCCCGATGTGTAGATGACATAGGCGAGATTGCGGGCTGTCAGGCCGAGGGCATGCGGGTCGGGATCGTCAGGGACTGGTCGGCCCAAGCGGCATGGCCGCATCGAGATCGACCGCGCTCAGATCGGCGATTGCCTCGGCGCCCAACGCCGCGCGGCCGGCGGCGTCGCAAAGCAGCAGCCGCGGGCCGGCATCGTCGAGCAACTGCCGCAGCCGTTCGCCGGATAGGCCGGGTCGAGCGGCACATAGGCGCCGCCGGCCTTGAGGATCGCCAGCAGTCCCACCACCATCGCCGGGCTGCGCTCGACGCAGATCGCCACTGGCTGGTCCGGCCTCACCCCGAGCCCGATCAGATGATGGGCCAGCCGGTTGGCATCGGCATTGAGCGCGCCATAGGAGATCGACTGCTCTTCGAAGACCAGTGCGACCGCGTCGGCACCCGGCGCACCTGCGCCTCGAACAGCGCATGCACGCAAAGATCCGACGGATAGTCCGCTTCCGTCCGGTTCAACTCCTCCAGCAGGTAGCTGCGCTCCTCAGCCGGAAGAATGTCGAGCTCGCGCACCGGCCTATCGGGCGCTTGCTCCAGCGCGTCGACCAGTTGCTCGAGCGCCCGCTGCATATAGCCGCAGATCCGATCGGCGGAGATCGTTCGACCGCATCCGCCGTGAGCCCCAGCTCCTGACCAAAATCATCCACCGACAATGTCAGCGGGTAGTTGGTCCGTTCCTCGCCCCCAGCCATTCCATGCCGGACAGCACGTCGCTTGTTCCCTCGCCGGCCATGGCCGGCGTGTTGTGGCGATAGTTCAGCAGCGCACTGAACAGTGGCGCTGGTGCGGCAATATCGCAGCAGCGTTGCGCCAATGCCAGCGAGGCATGCTCGTGTGAGAGCAATTCGGCCAGACGGGCGTGGGCGATACGCACACTTTCCTCGACCCCGGTCTCATCCAGATCCAGCCGCAACGGCAAGGTATTCATGAACAAGCCCATGGCACGGTCGGCGCCGGCACCCGCATGCATGCGGCCGAACAGCACCGTGCCGAACACCACCTGCTCGCGCCCGCTGCTCAGCGCCACCACCTGGGCCCAGGCCAGATGGCAAAGGCTAGCCAGACTCACCCCCAGCCGCCGCGCCTGGTGGCGCAGCCGATCGTTGAGCGCCTGCGGCAGCATCCGCCGTGCCTCGCGGGATCCGCGGCCGTCGCCGTAGACCTCGCTCAGAGCGAACGGCAGGGTCGGCTCGTCGATGTCGGCCAGCATCTCCCGGAAGAACGCTTCATGCGCTTTGGCATCCATGCCAAGCCGCGCCTGCGCCACCAGGTTGCGGAACGGCTGCGGCGCTGCAAGCTCATGCGCGCGCCCCTGCAGCACGGCCCGGACCTCGGCATGCATCACTTCGGCCGTCGTATGATCGCCGATCAGATGGTGCTGCAACACCAAAAGCAGCCAGCGCCCACTGCCCGGTTCGCGCGCGATCACGAACCGCATCAGCGGCGCCCGGCCAAGGTCGAGACGGTACTGGCGCGGATCGAACCGCCGCCTGAGCTCATCGGCGCCGGAACCATCACAGCCCTCCAGCTCGACCTCGAGCACATCCAAGGCCGCCTTGCGCCAGACAACCTGCGCCGGGCTCGACAGACCCTCCCAGACAAAGGCCGTGCGCAGAATGTCGTGGCGGTCGACCACCTGTTGAACCGCAGCAAGGTAGCGATCGAGCACACCCCGCTCGGCAAAGGCCATCTGCGACATCAGGAGATAGGGGTCACCCTGGGTTGCCAGCAAATGATGGAACAGAATGCCGTCCTGCAGCGGCGACAGGCCATAGATATCCTGGATATTGCCGACGCCGCCGGGCACCGTCGACACGATCCGGTCGATCTCCGGTTGGGTAAGATCGATCAGCGGCAGCATCTGCGGCGTGATCGCCGTACTCTGTTCCGTGATCGGGTTGGCAGGCACCTCCACCTCCCGGTGGCTGCCAAGACTGGCGGCCAGATCGGCAAGCATCGGCTTTGCAAATACGGTGCGAACCTCGACCCCGAGCGACAGCCGCCGCAGACGCTCCATCATTTGAACGGCCAACAATGAGTGGCCGCCGAGCTCGAAGAAGTTGTCGTGGCGCCCGACCTGCTCGACGCCGAGAAGCTCGGCCCAGATCCCGGCCAGCAGCGTCTCGATCTCGCCCTGCGGCGCCTCGTAGGCCCGACGCGCATAGGCATCGTCGTCGGGGACCGGCAGCGCCTTGCGGTCGAGCTTGCCGTTCACCGTCAGCGGCAGTGCATCCAGCCGCACGAAGGCCGACGGCACCATGTAGTCCGGTAGCAGGCCACCCAGATGCGCCCGCAACGACGCAGCAAGCCCGGCGCCATCGGCTTCGGCCGACCCGTCCGTCGTCTTCGCAACCACATAGGCGACGAGCCGCTTGTCGCCCGCCGCATCCGCGTGCGCCACCACCGCGGCATCGCCGACAAGCTCATGCTCCAGCAGCCGGGCGGCGATCTCGCCCGGCTCGATGCGGAAGCCGCGGATCTTCACCTGGTCGTCATTGCGGCCCAGAAACTCGAGATTGCCGTCCGGCAGGTAGCGCGCCAGGTCGCCGCTCCGGTACATCCGGGCGCCGGCCTTGCCGCTGAACGGATCCGCCAGGAACCGCTCCGCCGTCAGATCCGGACGGTTCAGGTAGCCGCGCGCCACCCCCGCCCCGCCGATATAAAGCTCACCAACCGCCCCAAACGGAACCGGCTGACCATGGCCGTCCAGCAGATAGATCCGCGTGTTCGAGATCGGACGCCCGATCGTTTCGACAACAGCCTGTCCCCTCGGCATGCAAATCCAAGTCGAGTACGTCGTTGTCTCCGAAGGGGCGTACAGATTGCAAATCTTCTGGACGCGCGTGCTCTCGAATATCCTCTCGATTAGGTCTGCCTTCACCCGCTCGCCCGCCAAATTGATGACGCTTGCCGATGCCGGCACGGCTTTCTGGTTGACCAGAGCGGTGATCGCCGAGGGGACCGTGTTGATCAAGGAGGCATCCACGGGCGTTCGGGCCAGCTTCAGTGCATCCTCGACGAGGTACAGCTTGCTTCCCTGCGAAAGCGGAAGGAAACACTCGTAAACGGACAGATCAAAACAGACCGAGGTCGAGAACAGCGTGCGCCTGATCTCTGATTCGGCAAACACGCCGCCACTCCAATGCAGCAGGTTCACTGTGTTCCGATGCTCGACCATGACGCCCTTAGGCGTGCCGGTGGATCCCGATGTGTAGATGACATAGGCGAGATTGCGGGCTGTCAGGCCGAGGGCATGCGGGTCGGGATCGTCAGCGGACTGGTCGGCCCAGGCGGGCATGGCCGTATCGAGATCGACCGCGCTCAGATCGGCGATTGCCTCGGCGCCCAACGCCGCGCGGCCGGCGGCGTCGCAAAGCAGCAGCCGCGGGCCGGCATCGTCGAGCAACTGCCGCAGCCGTTCGCCGGGATAGGCCGGGTCGAGCGGCACATAGGCGCCGCCGGCCTTGAGGATCGCCAGCAGTCCCACCACCATCGCCGGGCTGCGCTCGACGCAGATCGCCACTGGCTGGTCCGGCCTCACCCCGAGCCCGATCAGATGATGGGCCAGCCGGTTGGCATCGGCATTGAGCGCGCCATAGGAGATCGACTGCTCTTCGAAGACCAGTGCGACCGCGTCGGGCACCCGGCGCACCTGCGCCTCGAACAGCGCATGCACGCAAAGATCCGACGGATAGTCCGCTTCCGTCCGGTTCAACTCCTCCAGCAGGTAGCTGCGCTCCTCAGCCGGAAGAATGTCGAGCTCGCGCACCGGCCTATCGGGCGCTTGCTCCAGCGCGTCGACCAGTTGCTCGAGCGCCCGCTGCATATAGCCGCAGATCCGATCGGCGGAGATCGGTTCGACCGCATCCGCCGTGAGCCCCAGCTCCTGACCAAAATCATCCACCGACAATGTCAGCGGGTAGTTGGTCCGTTCCTCGTCCCCCAGCCATTCCATGCCGGACAGCACGTCGCTTGTTCCCTCGCCGGCCATGGCCGGCGTGTTGTGGCGATAGTTCAGCAGCGCACTGAACAGTGGCGCTGGTGCGGCAATATCGCTGCAGCGTTGCGCCAATGCCAGCGAGGCATGCTCGTGTGAGAGCAATTCGGCCAGACGGGCGTGGGCGATACGCACACTTTCCTCGACCCCGGTCTCATCCAGATCCAGCCGCAACGGCAAGGTATTCATGAACAAGCCCATGGCACGGTCGGCGCCGGCACCCGCATGCATGCGGCCGAACAGCACCGTGCCGAACACCACCTGCTCGCGCCCGCTGCTCAGCGCCACCACCTGGGCCCAGGCCAGATGGCAAAGGCTAGCCAGACTCACCCCCAGCCGCCGCGCCTGGTGGCGCAGCCGATCGTTGAGCGCCTGCGGCAGCATCCGCCGTGCCTCGCGGGATCCGCGGCCGTCGCCGTAGACCTCGCTCAGAGCGAACGGCAGGGTCGGCTCGTCGATGTCGGCCAGCATCTCCCGGAAGAACGCTTCATGCGCTTTGGCATCCATGCCAAGCCGCGCCTGCGCCACCAGGTTGCGGAACGGCTGCGGCGCTGCAAGCTCATGCGCGCGCCCCTGCAGCACGGCCCGGACCTCGGCATGCATCACTTCGGCCGTCGTATGATCGCCGATCAGATGGTGCTGCAACACCAAAAGCAGCCAGCGCCCACTGCCCGGTTCGCGCGCGATCACGAACCGCATCAGCGGCGCCCGGCCAAGGTCGAGACGGTACTGGCGCGGATCGAACCGCCGCCTGAGCTCATCGGCGCCGGAACCATCACAGCCCTCCAGCTCGACCTCGAGCACATCCAAGGCCGCCTTGCGCCAGACAACCTGCGCCGGGCTCGACAGACCCTCCCAGACAAAGGCCGTGCGCAGAATGTCGTGGCGGTCGACCACCTGTTGAACCGCAGCAAGGTAGCGATCGAGCACACCCCGCTCGGCAAAGGCCATCTGCGACATCAGGAGATAGGGGTCACCCTGGGTTGCCAGCAAATGATGGAACAGAATGCCGTCCTGCAGCGGCGACAGGCCATAGATATCCTGGATATTGCCGACGCCGCCGGGCACCGTCGACACGATCCGGTCGATCTCCGGTTGGGTAAGATCGATCAGCGGCAGCATCTGCGGCGTGATCGCCGTACTCTGTTCCGTGATCGGGTTGGCAGGCACCGCCACCTCCCGGTGGCTGCCAAGACTGGCGGCCAGATCGGCAAGCATCGGCTTTGCAAATACGGTGCGAACCTCGACCCCGAGCGACAGCCGCCGCAGACGCTCCATCATTTGAACGGCCAACAATGAGTGGCCGCCGAGTTCGAAGAAGTTGTCGTGGCGCCCGACCTGCTCGACGCCGAGAAGCTCGGCCCAGATCCCGGCCAGCAGCGTCTCGATCTCGCCCTGCGGCGCCTCGTAGGCCCGACGCGCATAGGCATCGTCGTCGGGGACCGGCAGCGCCTTGCGGTCGAGCTTGCCGTTCACCGTCAGCGGCAGTGCATCCAGCCGCACGAAGGCCGACGGCACCATGTAGTCCGGTAGCAGGCCACCCAGATGCGCCCGCAACGACGCAGCAAGCCCGGCGCCATCGGCTTCGGCCGACCCGTCCGTCGTCTTCGCAACCACATAGGCGACGAGCCGCTTGTCGCCCGCCGCATCCGCGTGCGCCACCACCGCGGCATCGCCGACAAGCTCATGCTCCAGCAGCCGGGCGGCGATCTCGCCCGGCTCGATGCGGAAGCCGCGGATCTTCACCTGGTCGTCATTGCGGCCCAGAAACTCGAGATTGCCGTCCGGCAGGTAGCGCGCCAGGTCGCCGCTCCGGTACATCCGGGCGCCGGCCTTGCCGCTGAACCGATCCGCCAGGAACCGCTCCGCCGTCAGATCCGGACGGTTCAGGTAGCCGCGCGCCACCCCCGCCCCGCCGATATAAAGCTCACCAACCGCCCCAAACGGGACGGGTGCGCCATGACCGTCAAGCACATAAAGCCGCGTGTTCGCAATCGGACGGCCGATCGGGATTGACGTAAGGCCTTCTACGTCGCCCGTTATTTCGAATGCGGCGCATCCAACGGTGGCCTCTGTCGGACCAAAATGGTTGATCAGGCGCACATTTGGAAAACGCCGCTGCCAAAGTTGCATGTCTGCTGGAACCAGCGATTCGCCACCAACCATAAGTGCTTTAGTTGGAGGTTGTCCCTCGTTATCATCAATCTTTTTGTTAAGAATGCTCAGATGCGAGGGAGTAACTTTAACCAAGTCGAAGGCTTGTCCCTTCTTCAATTCACCGAGAGAGATAATTTGGACAGTTGGATCTAGAAGATGAAGTTTCGTTCCCGCCAACAGCGGACCGAATAGGGTCGTAACGATGCCATCAAAACTCATTGAATGCGTTACAGGCGAGCCGTTGGACGTTCTTTTGTAAAAGCTTCGATTTGACCACTGCAAATAGTTCGACAAGTGTTGATGCTCGACCATGACGCCCTTAGGCGTGCCGGTGGATCCCGATGTGTAGATGACATAGGCGAGATTGCGGGCTGTCAGGCCGAGGGCATGCGGGTCGGGATCGTCAGCGGACTGGTCGGCCCAGGCGGGCATGGCTGCATCGAGATCGACCGCGCTCAGATCGGCGATTGCCTCGGCGCCCAACGCCGCGCGACCGGCGGCGTCGCAAAGCAGCAGCCGCGGGCCGGCATCGTCGAGCAACTGCCGCAGCCGTTCGCCGGGATAGGCCGGGTCGAGCGGCACATAGGCGCCGCCGGCCTTGAGGATCGCCAGCAGTCCCACCACCATCGCCGGGCTGCGCTCGACGCAGATCGCCACTGGCTGGTCCGGCCTCACCCCGAGCCCGATCAGATGATGGGCCAGCCGGTTGGCATCGGCATTGAGCGCGCCATAGGAGATCGACTGCTCTTCGAAGACCAGTGCGACCGCGTCGGGCACCCGGCGCACCTGCGCCTCGAACAGCGCATGCACGCAAAGATCCGACGGATAGTCCGCTTCCGTCCGGTTCAACTCCTCCAGCAGGTAGCTGCGCTCGTCGGGAGGCAGGATGTCCAGCTCGGACACCGGCTGCTCGGCATCGGCAAGCATCGCCCGCAGCAGCGCCAGCAGATAACCACATTGCCGCTCGATCGTCGCCCGGTCGAACAACGCCGTCGCATAACCGAGAGTCCCGGCGATGGCCTCGCCCTGCTCTCCCAGGTTCAGTTCCAGATCG from Sinorhizobium meliloti harbors:
- a CDS encoding AMP-binding protein — encoded protein: MRACAVRGAGAPGADAVALVFEEQSISYGALNADANRLAHHLIGLGVRPDQPVAICVERSPAMVVGLLAILKAGGAYVPLDPAYPANGCGSCSTMPARGCCFATPPAARRWAPRQSPI